One Candidatus Schekmanbacteria bacterium DNA segment encodes these proteins:
- a CDS encoding PEP-CTERM sorting domain-containing protein, with product MVDRKPLAVVVLLVALSTFLLIFPQYLQANPSDSFVSLKTQSDWQNALADGRIASVTTYYDALGAHYGVIGEDFIQVPPELLAAGSESGLGDGLLMYWGNSESELSQVATWQYTFPEDPNLIGSLISTTVIAPAGVQSVSLTINDGLGGWISWDWNVGGAGPVTPGVPYNVVINPAVFAPQSGSTSFAFAGFNPAIAVSLQADELAVGFNNWNNFPPVPIIGGIKPWNYWTSLTVAPPVPEPSTMMLLGAGLLGLLAIGRRKIK from the coding sequence ATGGTAGATAGAAAACCTCTTGCAGTAGTAGTTTTACTCGTTGCGTTATCAACGTTTCTATTAATATTCCCCCAATATCTACAAGCCAATCCAAGTGATTCTTTCGTTTCACTTAAAACACAAAGCGATTGGCAAAATGCACTAGCTGACGGCAGGATTGCATCTGTAACAACTTACTATGATGCACTTGGTGCTCATTATGGTGTTATAGGTGAAGATTTTATTCAGGTACCGCCAGAACTTTTAGCGGCTGGAAGTGAATCCGGTTTGGGAGATGGTCTCTTAATGTATTGGGGAAATAGTGAGAGCGAGCTTTCACAGGTAGCTACATGGCAGTACACTTTCCCAGAAGATCCAAATCTGATCGGGTCTCTCATTTCAACAACAGTTATTGCTCCGGCTGGGGTTCAAAGTGTTTCGTTAACCATAAACGATGGCTTAGGCGGCTGGATTTCCTGGGATTGGAATGTGGGAGGCGCCGGACCGGTTACTCCTGGCGTACCCTACAATGTTGTAATCAACCCGGCAGTTTTTGCTCCGCAGTCGGGTTCAACTTCTTTTGCCTTTGCAGGTTTTAACCCGGCAATTGCTGTATCTCTGCAGGCAGATGAACTGGCAGTAGGATTTAATAATTGGAATAATTTTCCGCCTGTTCCAATTATTGGAGGAATTAAACCCTGGAACTATTGGACTAGTCTTACAGTTGCTCCGCCTGTTCCGGAGCCTTCAACAATGATGCTTTTGGGTGCTGGACTATTGGGGCTTTTAGCAATTGGAAGGAGGAAAATAAAATAA